Proteins encoded together in one Myxococcales bacterium window:
- a CDS encoding 1,4-dihydroxy-2-naphthoyl-CoA synthase, whose amino-acid sequence MEHKSPVSTTFDPSRWTQVPGFESFTDITYHRSVEHGTVRIAFNRPEVRNAFRPKTVDELYETLEHARKTTDVGCVLVTGNGPSPKDGGWAFCSGGDQRIRGKHGYQYEGADGKPVDVGAAGRLHILEVQRLIRFMPKVVIAVVPGWAVGGGHSLHVVCDLTIASKEHAIFKQTDPDVASFDSAYGSGLLAHQVGQKRGREIFFIGLDYSAQEAFDMGMVNAVVPHAELESFALGWAKAINSKSPTAMKMLKYGFNLPDDGMVGTQLFMGEACRLAYGTEEADEGRRAFVEKRKPDFAKFPWRY is encoded by the coding sequence ATGGAACACAAGAGCCCGGTCTCGACCACCTTCGACCCCTCACGATGGACTCAAGTCCCCGGGTTCGAGTCGTTCACCGACATCACGTACCACAGGTCCGTCGAGCATGGCACGGTGCGCATCGCCTTCAATAGGCCCGAGGTCCGCAACGCATTCCGCCCGAAGACCGTCGACGAGCTCTACGAGACGCTCGAGCACGCGCGAAAGACGACCGACGTCGGCTGCGTGCTCGTCACCGGGAACGGCCCCTCGCCGAAGGACGGCGGCTGGGCCTTCTGCTCGGGCGGAGACCAGCGCATCCGCGGAAAACACGGCTACCAATACGAGGGCGCGGACGGCAAGCCGGTCGACGTAGGCGCCGCGGGGCGCTTGCACATCCTCGAGGTGCAGCGGCTGATTCGCTTCATGCCGAAGGTGGTGATCGCCGTCGTCCCCGGGTGGGCGGTGGGTGGTGGCCACAGCTTGCACGTCGTGTGCGACCTCACGATCGCGAGCAAAGAGCACGCGATCTTCAAGCAGACCGACCCCGACGTCGCCAGCTTCGATTCGGCGTACGGCTCGGGCCTCCTCGCCCATCAGGTCGGTCAGAAACGAGGGAGGGAGATCTTCTTCATCGGCCTCGACTACAGCGCCCAAGAGGCGTTCGACATGGGCATGGTCAACGCCGTGGTCCCCCACGCGGAGCTCGAGAGCTTCGCCCTCGGGTGGGCGAAGGCGATCAACTCGAAATCGCCGACGGCGATGAAGATGCTCAAATACGGGTTCAATTTGCCCGACGACGGCATGGTCGGGACGCAGCTCTTCATGGGCGAGGCGTGCAGGCTCGCCTACGGAACCGAAGAGGCCGACGAAGGCAGGCGAGCGTTCGTCGAGAAGCGAAAGCCGGACTTCGCGAAGTTCCCCTGGCGCTACTGA
- a CDS encoding serine/threonine-protein phosphatase translates to MPITPIIVIAGIVLLVAVVLMAREVSKTRRENEAMKAEAARAKSAKAEAAPKKAVPKAPDVPSTVEEDDEDVTKVGATPKRPLPTLSSADGEEEKVASESRAVVVYEENADADEPTGPVDLILVSASGQTDCGLKRRKNEDSLLISRQHSLFVVADGMGGYGGGDIASKLAVETIQKSFDRADFHFDVARRDVPKKALELSSAIESANAVVFGEANRNSELHGMGTTVIGARFSERKQRVFIAHVGDSRCYRWRRGNLRLLTVDHTLAARGVEGPMAAHIRRAVGIAPQVKVDILVDKPLPGDIYLLCSDGLTKMVDDTVIEGIVTENAKDLDRTISELITRANAAGGKDNTTVVLIGVNEGPRAQVGAPSSASASA, encoded by the coding sequence GTGCCCATCACGCCCATCATCGTCATCGCCGGGATCGTGCTGCTCGTCGCCGTCGTGCTCATGGCGCGAGAGGTGTCCAAGACGCGGCGAGAGAACGAGGCCATGAAAGCCGAGGCGGCGCGCGCCAAGTCGGCCAAGGCCGAGGCCGCCCCGAAGAAAGCGGTCCCCAAAGCGCCGGACGTCCCCTCCACGGTCGAAGAAGACGACGAGGACGTCACCAAGGTCGGAGCGACCCCCAAGCGACCTCTCCCGACGCTCTCGTCCGCCGACGGCGAAGAGGAGAAGGTGGCGAGCGAGTCACGAGCCGTCGTCGTATACGAAGAGAACGCCGACGCCGACGAGCCGACCGGTCCTGTCGATTTGATTTTGGTGTCGGCCTCCGGCCAAACCGACTGTGGTCTCAAGCGCCGAAAAAACGAGGATAGCCTCCTCATAAGCCGCCAACACTCGCTCTTCGTCGTCGCCGACGGGATGGGCGGCTACGGAGGGGGCGACATCGCGAGCAAGCTCGCCGTCGAGACCATCCAAAAGTCGTTCGATCGCGCTGACTTCCACTTCGACGTGGCGCGCCGGGACGTGCCCAAGAAAGCCCTCGAGCTCTCCTCGGCCATCGAATCCGCGAACGCCGTGGTCTTCGGGGAGGCGAACCGTAACTCGGAGCTCCACGGCATGGGGACGACGGTGATCGGGGCCCGTTTCTCCGAGCGAAAGCAGCGGGTCTTCATCGCCCACGTCGGAGACAGCCGGTGCTACAGGTGGCGGAGGGGAAACCTCCGACTGCTCACCGTGGACCATACCCTCGCCGCGCGTGGAGTGGAGGGCCCGATGGCCGCCCATATTCGCCGCGCGGTCGGCATCGCCCCTCAGGTCAAGGTCGACATCTTGGTCGATAAGCCTCTCCCCGGGGACATCTACTTGCTTTGCTCGGACGGCCTCACGAAGATGGTCGACGACACGGTCATCGAGGGCATCGTCACCGAGAACGCCAAAGACCTCGATCGAACCATCAGCGAGCTCATCACTCGCGCCAACGCCGCGGGCGGAAAAGACAATACGACCGTCGTGCTCATCGGCGTAAACGAGGGGCCAAGAGCGCAGGTCGGCGCCCCCTCGAGCGCCTCCGCCTCCGCCTGA
- a CDS encoding serine/threonine protein kinase → MNDPAFPPSRQLPSAAPAGPRHTMLAELGRGGMATAYLAAVQGPAGFNKLIVVKRLRPALAEEPEFLRMFMEEARLSARIDHPNVVHTNEVGFDGEYHYISMEYLDGQSLESVLRRVLKNSQVLKGGDGPPPSDPSGIGIEEAFPLKFHLLVLMHCLQGLDFAHELKDFDGSPLNVVHRDVSPHNIMVTYDGAVKVLDFGIAKAADSSGDTRTGVMKGKCAYMPAEQFGGKSVDRRADIFAVGVMMWQAITNKKMWRGLSDAEIFQRLATGQIPTVSSVKPDVDPALEAICMKALAATPDGRYATCVEFQTAIEDYVAAHPSLRASTRELGKYVSDLFSEDRTRIRGIIEAQLGKEGKGASSKRATSLPQLAIGGGTPTNASASFEINIPTGTDSIAAPQSVSSVAPPAAPKSKMALYGAIAAAAVVAIAAAAILGNRKAGPTVSTEPPPTAAPPPSAAPAGDAMSAITITVKPAEAKVYFDDALLGSSPASGTFKRDGAKHRLRVEAAGYNPHNEWVVLDSGKLSLDVSLEREAPGKKPAPVWYPPHATAPAASGAQVATAAPPPPPTPATTPATTPTKKPGLDTGDPWAPPKK, encoded by the coding sequence GTGAACGACCCCGCCTTTCCCCCGTCGCGCCAACTCCCGTCCGCCGCTCCGGCCGGTCCGCGCCACACCATGCTCGCCGAGCTCGGGCGCGGAGGCATGGCGACGGCGTACCTCGCCGCGGTCCAAGGGCCTGCGGGCTTCAACAAGCTCATCGTCGTGAAGCGCCTCCGGCCCGCGCTCGCGGAGGAGCCCGAATTCCTCCGCATGTTCATGGAAGAGGCACGGCTCTCGGCCCGGATCGACCACCCGAACGTGGTCCACACGAACGAGGTCGGATTCGACGGCGAGTACCACTACATCAGCATGGAGTACCTCGACGGGCAGTCCCTCGAGTCGGTCCTGCGCCGCGTCCTGAAGAACTCCCAAGTCCTGAAAGGCGGCGACGGTCCGCCTCCTTCGGATCCATCGGGCATCGGCATCGAGGAGGCGTTTCCGCTCAAGTTCCACCTGCTCGTGCTCATGCACTGCCTCCAGGGGCTCGATTTCGCGCACGAGCTGAAGGACTTCGACGGGAGCCCGCTCAACGTCGTGCACCGTGACGTGTCCCCGCACAACATCATGGTGACGTACGACGGCGCGGTGAAGGTGCTCGACTTCGGTATCGCCAAAGCGGCCGACTCGTCGGGAGACACCCGCACCGGCGTGATGAAGGGCAAATGCGCCTACATGCCCGCCGAGCAGTTCGGGGGAAAGTCGGTCGACCGGCGCGCCGATATCTTCGCGGTGGGCGTCATGATGTGGCAGGCCATCACCAACAAAAAGATGTGGAGGGGCCTCTCCGACGCGGAGATCTTCCAGCGCCTCGCGACGGGCCAGATCCCCACGGTGAGCAGCGTCAAACCCGACGTCGACCCTGCGCTCGAGGCGATCTGCATGAAGGCCCTCGCGGCCACGCCCGACGGCCGATACGCCACGTGCGTCGAATTTCAGACAGCAATCGAGGACTACGTCGCGGCCCACCCGTCCCTGCGCGCTTCGACGCGTGAGCTCGGGAAGTACGTGAGCGACCTCTTCTCCGAGGATCGGACCCGAATTCGAGGCATCATCGAGGCCCAGCTCGGAAAAGAGGGAAAGGGCGCGTCGTCCAAGCGCGCCACGTCGCTCCCGCAGCTCGCGATCGGCGGCGGCACACCGACGAACGCGTCGGCGTCGTTCGAGATCAACATCCCGACCGGGACGGACTCCATCGCCGCTCCGCAGAGCGTCTCATCCGTGGCTCCCCCCGCAGCGCCGAAGAGCAAAATGGCGCTTTACGGGGCGATCGCCGCGGCGGCCGTCGTCGCGATCGCGGCCGCGGCGATCTTGGGAAACCGAAAGGCCGGTCCCACGGTTTCGACGGAGCCACCACCGACCGCCGCACCGCCACCTTCGGCAGCCCCCGCGGGGGACGCCATGAGCGCGATCACCATCACCGTGAAGCCGGCCGAGGCGAAGGTATACTTCGACGACGCGCTCCTCGGGAGCAGCCCGGCGTCGGGGACCTTCAAGAGAGACGGCGCGAAGCACAGGCTGCGCGTCGAGGCCGCAGGGTACAACCCGCACAACGAGTGGGTCGTGCTCGACAGCGGAAAGCTGAGCCTCGACGTGAGCCTCGAGCGAGAGGCCCCCGGAAAGAAGCCCGCCCCCGTCTGGTACCCACCGCACGCGACCGCGCCCGCCGCTTCGGGGGCTCAAGTCGCGACGGCCGCGCCTCCGCCTCCGCCTACACCGGCCACCACGCCGGCAACCACCCCGACCAAAAAGCCGGGCCTCGACACCGGTGATCCCTGGGCTCCTCCGAAGAAATGA
- a CDS encoding thioredoxin, producing the protein MILGGFGGGGFGGKSGAPAKASSLTSIGERDFEAEVFRSTEPVLIYFSSQRAGQAGQRTDAEVEGVAQELEGKLKVVKVDIENAPTLVRQLRIQQVPMFMVFAGGRIVDGQAGALTKKALRTMVEPHLPRQAGALKAVEVAELAKRGMISVVDTRDAGAFKRAHIPGATNLPVEEIETRLAELFMLAGQPVLYCRAGDKTKELSARLVEQGTEVGYIEGGFLAWEAEGFPIERG; encoded by the coding sequence ATGATTCTCGGTGGATTCGGTGGTGGTGGGTTCGGTGGGAAATCGGGGGCTCCGGCGAAGGCGAGCTCGCTCACGTCGATCGGCGAACGCGACTTCGAGGCCGAGGTCTTCCGTTCGACCGAGCCCGTCCTCATCTACTTCTCGTCCCAGAGGGCGGGGCAGGCCGGGCAGCGCACGGACGCCGAGGTGGAGGGGGTCGCGCAAGAGCTCGAGGGCAAGCTCAAGGTCGTCAAGGTCGACATCGAGAACGCGCCGACGCTCGTGCGTCAGCTCCGCATCCAGCAGGTGCCGATGTTCATGGTGTTCGCCGGAGGGCGCATCGTCGACGGGCAAGCCGGCGCCCTCACGAAGAAGGCCCTCCGCACCATGGTGGAGCCCCACCTCCCGCGGCAGGCGGGCGCGCTCAAGGCCGTCGAGGTCGCCGAGCTCGCGAAGCGCGGGATGATCTCCGTGGTCGACACACGCGACGCGGGCGCCTTCAAGCGCGCACACATTCCTGGCGCCACGAACCTCCCGGTCGAAGAGATCGAGACCCGCCTCGCCGAGCTCTTCATGCTCGCCGGTCAGCCCGTGCTCTATTGCCGGGCGGGCGACAAGACGAAGGAGCTGTCGGCGCGCCTCGTCGAGCAGGGCACCGAGGTCGGGTACATCGAGGGCGGCTTCTTGGCGTGGGAGGCCGAGGGCTTCCCCATCGAGCGAGGCTAG
- a CDS encoding ABC transporter permease, with protein sequence MTRKGTTTAVSKRATPGTVSYAFRRLTERRRARAGVLVLAMLALVSIFADLLAADLPLLCTIDGTVYVLPAITHPGSLTGLDNQQIEKQHQGFTLFPAVRFGPTRTSPDKVARPSREHPFGTDDSGRDVFAQTVHGVRTQLGFALLTVVGYVTLGTLLGAVAGYLGGTFDFAVQRLTDTMSAMPSFILVLCVQAALPNPSLTTLFATIVAARFAEVARLVRTEVLDVSSRDYVMAARALGASPMRVLFRHVVPNARGQAIVSATFGLGTVVLLEAQLEFLHVGDRGRYASWGQVMSDVRARPDAYWLLVFPGIFLLVTLLASNLVGEALRDALDPRAAAKGK encoded by the coding sequence GTGACCCGGAAAGGCACGACGACGGCCGTCTCCAAGAGAGCGACCCCAGGCACGGTGAGCTACGCGTTCCGTCGCCTCACGGAGCGGCGGCGCGCGCGCGCGGGGGTGCTGGTGCTCGCGATGCTCGCGCTCGTGTCGATCTTCGCCGACCTCCTCGCCGCCGATCTCCCGCTCCTGTGCACCATCGACGGCACGGTCTACGTGCTCCCCGCGATCACGCACCCGGGCTCGCTCACGGGGCTCGATAACCAGCAAATAGAGAAGCAGCATCAAGGATTTACACTCTTCCCGGCCGTACGCTTCGGGCCCACACGGACCAGCCCCGACAAGGTCGCGCGGCCTTCGCGGGAGCACCCCTTCGGCACGGACGACTCGGGCCGAGACGTGTTCGCTCAGACGGTGCACGGCGTGCGGACGCAGCTCGGGTTCGCGCTGCTCACGGTGGTCGGCTACGTGACGCTGGGCACGCTGCTGGGCGCCGTCGCCGGGTACCTCGGGGGCACGTTCGACTTCGCCGTGCAGAGGCTCACCGACACCATGAGCGCCATGCCGAGCTTCATCCTCGTGCTGTGCGTGCAGGCGGCGCTCCCCAACCCGTCGCTCACGACGCTCTTCGCCACGATCGTGGCGGCGCGCTTCGCCGAGGTCGCGAGGCTCGTCCGCACCGAGGTGCTCGACGTAAGCTCCCGAGACTACGTGATGGCCGCGCGGGCCCTCGGCGCCTCTCCGATGCGCGTGCTCTTTCGCCACGTCGTGCCGAACGCGCGCGGGCAGGCCATCGTCTCGGCCACGTTCGGCCTCGGCACCGTCGTGCTGCTCGAGGCGCAGCTCGAGTTCTTGCACGTCGGAGATCGTGGGCGGTACGCCTCGTGGGGCCAGGTCATGAGCGACGTGCGCGCCCGCCCGGACGCCTATTGGCTCCTCGTGTTTCCCGGTATTTTCCTGCTCGTGACGCTGCTCGCGTCGAACCTCGTGGGAGAGGCCCTCCGCGACGCCCTCGACCCGAGGGCCGCCGCGAAGGGCAAGTGA
- a CDS encoding ABC transporter permease, with amino-acid sequence MLRYTLRRALWAVPTLFGVSFVVFLITTLLPDPASRLKPEEHLALLARPEAYFELDERRRQLFLDLPKVVNVRPEDVRSRVDDCITHVANDDEEARVAGAMLVRLGGAALPHALPELERLAPEARRRVAVALLPLARRMGLDVPENDGPDTAFLFWKRFWDVRSTDFTGPAVKRMVDRYVQKGTSARERELEIVDTFAVPELLDAAQRTRDKEALSRITKLLAHATQRSSALPPDASEADVERAVSDWLSWWFIHESDFVVREGTVRMTASIGDTRYAKWMTGAALGKLGLSSRDNEPIAKKLGARAPVTFVMTALAMLLAFSVAVPLGAFTAWRRGRGVNRVVTVVLFAVYSLPTFWVAQLLFSMARVRSYAGVAVPVLALALTATATLSRHQRVSLLEVVQADYVRTARAKGVSAFRVTVVHALRNAVLPTVTLAGFQFPTLLGGAFVIEEVFGIRGMGWETLRAIEAHDTAWIVATVLLSASVTTAMLIGSDVALGALDPRVRERQLGGRLS; translated from the coding sequence ATGCTCCGGTACACGCTGCGCCGCGCCCTCTGGGCGGTCCCGACCTTGTTCGGGGTGAGCTTCGTCGTGTTCTTGATCACGACCCTCCTGCCCGACCCGGCGTCGCGGCTCAAACCGGAGGAGCACCTCGCCCTGCTCGCGCGGCCCGAGGCTTATTTCGAGCTCGACGAGCGGCGGCGTCAGCTCTTTTTGGACCTGCCGAAGGTGGTCAACGTGAGGCCCGAGGACGTGCGCTCGCGCGTGGACGATTGCATCACGCACGTCGCGAACGACGACGAGGAGGCCCGCGTGGCCGGAGCGATGCTCGTACGCCTCGGAGGGGCCGCGCTGCCCCATGCCCTCCCGGAGCTCGAGAGGCTCGCGCCCGAGGCGCGTAGACGCGTGGCCGTCGCGCTCCTTCCGCTCGCGCGACGCATGGGCCTCGACGTCCCCGAGAACGACGGACCCGACACGGCCTTCCTCTTCTGGAAGCGCTTCTGGGACGTTCGCTCGACCGACTTCACCGGCCCGGCGGTGAAGCGCATGGTCGACCGGTACGTCCAGAAAGGCACCTCGGCTCGGGAGCGCGAGCTCGAGATCGTCGACACGTTCGCCGTGCCCGAGCTCCTCGACGCGGCCCAGCGCACACGCGACAAAGAGGCCCTCTCTCGCATCACGAAGCTCCTCGCGCACGCGACGCAGCGCTCCTCGGCGCTCCCCCCGGACGCGTCCGAGGCCGACGTCGAGCGCGCCGTGAGCGACTGGCTGTCGTGGTGGTTCATCCACGAGTCGGACTTCGTCGTGCGCGAGGGCACGGTGCGCATGACCGCGAGCATCGGCGACACGCGCTACGCGAAGTGGATGACGGGCGCGGCGCTCGGCAAGCTCGGGCTCTCGAGCCGCGACAACGAGCCCATCGCGAAGAAGCTCGGGGCCCGGGCGCCGGTCACCTTCGTGATGACCGCCCTCGCCATGCTGCTCGCGTTCTCGGTGGCCGTGCCGCTCGGGGCGTTCACCGCGTGGCGGCGCGGGAGAGGCGTGAACCGGGTCGTCACCGTCGTGCTCTTCGCGGTGTACTCTCTGCCGACCTTCTGGGTGGCGCAGCTCCTCTTCTCCATGGCGCGTGTGCGGAGCTACGCCGGCGTCGCCGTACCGGTGCTCGCCCTCGCCCTCACGGCTACGGCCACGCTGTCGCGGCACCAACGCGTGAGCCTCCTCGAGGTCGTTCAGGCCGACTACGTGCGCACGGCCCGCGCGAAGGGCGTGAGCGCGTTCCGAGTGACCGTGGTGCACGCGCTGAGGAACGCCGTGCTCCCCACGGTCACGCTGGCGGGGTTCCAGTTTCCGACGCTGCTCGGCGGCGCGTTCGTCATCGAGGAGGTCTTCGGGATCCGCGGGATGGGGTGGGAGACGCTGCGCGCGATCGAGGCCCACGACACGGCGTGGATCGTCGCGACCGTGCTGCTCTCGGCCAGCGTGACCACGGCCATGCTCATCGGCAGCGACGTAGCCCTCGGGGCGCTCGACCCGCGGGTGCGCGAGCGTCAGCTCGGCGGGAGGCTCTCGTGA
- a CDS encoding phospho-sugar mutase, producing the protein MNDIEALVAKAREWMANDPDAATRAELEAILASPDLASTDLADRFAQTLEFGTAGLRGVLGAGPNRMNRAVVRVATHGLAEALLEHVDAPKTRGVVIGYDGRVLSRELAADTASVLAARGIRAYLFPDLGPTPLTAYALTALGCAAGVVVTASHNPPEYNGYKAYWENGAQIVPPVDVHIASAIAEAPPAKDVPFLPLDEARAKGLVVDVPATIVEQYLAAAASLVPSRGQRRDLRIVYTPMHGVGGASVTALLARQGFTNVHVVKEQAEPDGKFPTVAFPNPEEKGAMDLAFALAREVGAELVLANDPDADRLAVAVPDASSPTGYLQLTGNQVGVLLGHHVLSNDSEPSTAALLASLVSSPMLGVVARALGAHYEETLTGFKWIANRAMQLEADGKTRFLFGYEEALGYTVGRLVRDKDGVSAALAFAELASELAAVGSSVRDRLEVLYRKYGLFVSTQVNMTRKGQAGAQEIAAMMNGLRAAPPSSIGGRKVVAYSDLEAQERTVDGKREKLALPPSNVLVFELEGGSRVIARPSGTEPKVKFYVDVCEPMTATEPMSAAKVRAEGTMKVLADAFVALAVPS; encoded by the coding sequence ATGAACGACATCGAAGCGCTTGTGGCGAAGGCTCGTGAGTGGATGGCGAACGACCCTGACGCGGCGACCCGCGCCGAGCTCGAGGCGATCCTCGCGTCGCCGGATCTCGCGTCGACCGATCTCGCGGATCGTTTCGCGCAGACCCTCGAGTTCGGCACGGCGGGCCTCCGCGGCGTGCTCGGGGCCGGCCCGAACCGCATGAACCGCGCGGTCGTCCGCGTCGCCACGCACGGCCTCGCCGAGGCGCTGCTCGAACACGTCGACGCGCCGAAAACCCGTGGAGTCGTCATAGGTTACGACGGTCGTGTCCTCAGCCGGGAGCTCGCCGCCGACACGGCCTCGGTCCTCGCCGCGCGGGGGATCCGCGCCTACCTCTTCCCCGACCTCGGGCCAACGCCCCTCACCGCGTACGCGCTCACGGCGCTCGGCTGCGCGGCCGGCGTCGTGGTGACGGCGAGCCACAACCCGCCGGAGTACAACGGGTACAAGGCCTACTGGGAGAACGGCGCTCAGATCGTCCCCCCGGTCGACGTGCACATCGCGTCGGCCATCGCCGAGGCCCCGCCCGCGAAAGACGTCCCCTTCCTCCCGCTCGACGAGGCCCGCGCGAAGGGGCTCGTGGTCGACGTGCCCGCGACGATCGTGGAGCAGTACCTCGCCGCGGCCGCGTCCCTCGTGCCCTCTCGCGGGCAGCGCCGCGACCTTCGAATCGTGTACACCCCGATGCACGGCGTCGGCGGCGCGTCCGTGACGGCGCTGCTCGCGCGGCAAGGTTTCACGAACGTGCACGTCGTGAAGGAGCAGGCCGAGCCCGATGGGAAATTCCCCACCGTCGCCTTCCCGAACCCCGAAGAGAAGGGCGCCATGGACCTCGCGTTCGCCCTGGCGCGCGAGGTGGGCGCCGAGCTCGTGCTCGCCAACGATCCCGACGCCGATCGCCTCGCCGTGGCGGTGCCCGACGCCTCGTCGCCCACCGGATACTTGCAGCTTACAGGTAATCAGGTCGGTGTGCTGCTCGGACACCACGTCCTTTCGAACGACTCGGAGCCGAGCACGGCCGCGCTGCTCGCGTCCCTCGTCTCGTCGCCCATGCTCGGGGTCGTGGCGCGCGCGCTCGGCGCCCACTACGAAGAGACGTTGACCGGCTTCAAGTGGATCGCGAACCGCGCCATGCAGCTCGAGGCCGACGGGAAGACGCGGTTCCTCTTCGGCTACGAAGAGGCCCTCGGTTACACGGTGGGTCGCCTCGTCCGCGACAAAGACGGGGTGAGCGCCGCGCTCGCGTTCGCGGAGCTCGCGAGTGAGCTCGCCGCGGTGGGCTCGAGCGTTCGCGACCGGCTCGAGGTGCTCTACCGAAAGTACGGCCTCTTCGTGAGCACGCAGGTCAACATGACCCGCAAGGGGCAGGCGGGCGCTCAAGAGATCGCGGCCATGATGAACGGCCTCCGCGCCGCGCCCCCTTCGTCCATCGGCGGGCGCAAGGTCGTCGCGTACTCCGACCTCGAGGCCCAAGAGCGCACGGTCGACGGGAAACGCGAGAAGCTCGCGCTCCCCCCGAGCAACGTGCTCGTCTTCGAGCTCGAGGGTGGCAGCCGGGTCATCGCGCGCCCGAGCGGAACCGAGCCCAAGGTGAAATTTTACGTCGACGTGTGCGAGCCCATGACGGCCACCGAGCCCATGTCCGCCGCGAAGGTGCGCGCCGAGGGGACCATGAAGGTCCTCGCCGACGCGTTCGTGGCGCTCGCCGTGCCTTCCTGA
- a CDS encoding class I SAM-dependent methyltransferase, which translates to MGLHLARVVGPCPNDPNDPQLYGRNAYTGLYQFPEVKEYVAARDGRVHIVELGCGTGAGAHHVCKNVLPKATYEAVDMQAAAIETCRRKHVPELGGRLRATCADATDLSIRSGTADFVAVNETHVTEQTGMVTVEDERFFSTAYRLLKPGGYLVWGNAIPESTWEPCFGTLAALGMKKLHVRDVTREAILARDLDKGRVDAYVAYCIEQFSGFKIPVLGEKRRLEAELAMKNFYRNPGTNLYDRMVDGTDTYKVVLFQKPA; encoded by the coding sequence TTGGGGCTACACCTGGCCCGAGTCGTGGGGCCCTGCCCGAACGATCCGAACGACCCGCAGCTCTACGGCCGCAACGCGTACACCGGGCTCTACCAGTTCCCCGAGGTCAAAGAGTACGTGGCCGCGCGCGATGGCCGCGTGCACATCGTCGAGCTCGGCTGTGGCACGGGCGCGGGCGCCCACCACGTGTGCAAGAACGTCCTCCCGAAGGCGACGTACGAGGCCGTGGACATGCAGGCCGCCGCCATCGAGACGTGCCGCCGCAAACACGTCCCCGAGCTCGGCGGTCGCCTCCGCGCCACCTGCGCCGACGCCACCGACCTCTCGATCCGCTCGGGCACGGCCGACTTCGTCGCCGTCAACGAGACGCACGTCACCGAGCAGACCGGCATGGTCACGGTCGAGGACGAGCGCTTCTTCTCGACGGCCTACCGCCTGCTCAAGCCGGGCGGGTACCTCGTGTGGGGCAACGCGATCCCCGAGTCGACCTGGGAGCCGTGCTTCGGCACGCTCGCCGCACTCGGCATGAAGAAGCTCCACGTCCGCGACGTCACGAGAGAGGCCATTTTGGCCCGTGATCTCGATAAGGGCCGCGTCGACGCGTATGTTGCATACTGCATCGAACAGTTCTCCGGCTTCAAGATCCCGGTGCTCGGCGAGAAGCGCCGCCTCGAGGCCGAGCTCGCCATGAAGAACTTCTACCGAAACCCTGGCACGAACCTCTACGACCGCATGGTCGACGGGACCGACACCTACAAGGTGGTCTTGTTCCAAAAGCCCGCCTGA
- a CDS encoding UDP-3-O-acyl-N-acetylglucosamine deacetylase, whose translation MVILEGFGLHGGKPATVTLRAAPGPTHFVHEGRAHALSSFVPSGERRSTELVSPALSVRTVEHLFAALAGLSLYEGVAVEVVGDELPLLDGGARAFAEALLSLGVAPSSPRLRVARDATLEHGRTRMCFEVADETHVAVVIDFGDPRLAPTAEWRGDPDDFISRIAPARTFGFGHEVLELADRGLASHVPPESVVLVTDETILSAGRPPESDEAARHKLLDLLGDSFFWGGPPVGRSRCEIPGHASTHALFARAIEAGILVRTRA comes from the coding sequence GTGGTCATCCTCGAAGGCTTCGGGCTTCACGGCGGCAAGCCGGCCACGGTCACGCTCCGCGCGGCCCCCGGGCCGACCCATTTCGTCCACGAAGGTCGGGCTCACGCGCTGTCGTCGTTCGTCCCGTCGGGGGAGCGTCGCTCGACCGAGCTCGTCTCTCCGGCGCTCTCGGTGCGCACGGTGGAGCACCTCTTCGCGGCGCTCGCCGGCCTGTCTCTCTACGAGGGCGTCGCGGTCGAGGTCGTGGGCGACGAGCTCCCGCTGCTCGACGGTGGGGCCCGCGCCTTCGCCGAGGCCCTCCTGTCTCTCGGGGTCGCCCCGAGCTCACCGCGCCTCCGCGTCGCTCGTGATGCGACCCTCGAGCACGGGCGCACGCGCATGTGCTTCGAGGTCGCCGACGAGACGCACGTGGCGGTCGTCATCGATTTCGGCGATCCGAGGCTCGCCCCGACCGCGGAGTGGCGCGGAGACCCGGACGACTTCATCTCGCGCATCGCCCCGGCGCGCACCTTCGGGTTCGGCCACGAGGTGCTCGAGCTCGCCGACCGTGGCCTCGCCTCGCACGTGCCCCCCGAGAGCGTCGTCCTCGTCACCGACGAGACCATCCTCTCGGCCGGAAGGCCCCCCGAGAGCGACGAGGCCGCGCGTCATAAGCTCTTGGATCTCCTCGGAGATTCGTTCTTCTGGGGCGGGCCCCCGGTGGGTCGCTCGAGGTGCGAGATCCCGGGGCACGCGAGCACCCACGCGCTCTTCGCGCGCGCCATCGAGGCGGGCATCCTCGTGCGCACCCGCGCGTGA